A region from the Thermanaeromonas toyohensis ToBE genome encodes:
- a CDS encoding methyltransferase domain-containing protein gives MLAEKKDHKLLRVLIASPVRQKPCILKEFLGSLKELETTGLEVAYVFIDDNDEESLLLQEFARGKDNVRILRGEGKGPYYCDENTHYWREDLIWKVAGYKNRFLEMAREEGYDYLFLVDSDLVLHPKTLTHLVSLGKDIVSEVFWTRWRKELEPLPQVWAGDAYRLYPMQRGEILSPGERKRRQEDFLRMLRTPGVYRVGGLGACTLISRRALLQGVSFSEIYNLSFPGEDRHFCIRAAALGFELYADTHYPAYHIYRESDLAGVQAYKEKQHGPITNYSTRGSRITLAMLVRNEAGRYLERVLRQAAQYIHNAVILDDASTDDTVEVCKKVLEGLPLTIVSNPQPGFHNEVALRKQLWELAVSTQPDWILILDADEIFEDKAVYELPRLAADPEIEVYYFRLYDMWDEKHYREDSYWRAHLTYRPFMVRYIPDFPYVWKETPLHCGRFPVNISELKGATSPLRVKHLGWMNPADRQAKFQRYMALDPEGKYGIKEQYLSILDPRPNLKPWVEEPEEAEDSKARWERIWASGVQESWDPLSETIYQALLRECGCLAGKRILEAGSGTGRISLRLASEGAQVILVDYSPTALQHARRAFEKHGQEAEFVLADIRQLPLPDEVVDITWNAGVLEHLSVPDQLKAVEEMKRVTKPGGLIITFNPYARCLPYRLGKYAAEKSGIWPYGPEHPVDSLAVICHEADLKLVHEYSTGFPVALDFLDFIPGSRPFKDLLRTLYEDLPGEEKKLFPGYLLVSVMRKPLSG, from the coding sequence ATGCTAGCGGAAAAGAAGGACCACAAGTTACTTCGGGTCTTAATAGCTAGCCCTGTGCGGCAGAAACCATGTATCCTAAAAGAATTCCTGGGCTCCCTTAAGGAGCTGGAGACCACGGGGTTAGAGGTAGCCTATGTCTTTATCGATGACAACGACGAGGAAAGCCTGTTGCTGCAGGAATTCGCCCGGGGGAAGGATAACGTCCGGATATTACGAGGTGAAGGGAAGGGTCCCTACTACTGTGATGAGAACACCCATTACTGGCGGGAAGATCTGATCTGGAAGGTAGCCGGGTACAAGAACCGTTTCCTGGAAATGGCCCGGGAGGAAGGCTACGATTACCTGTTTCTGGTGGATTCCGATCTGGTGCTCCATCCCAAAACCCTTACCCACCTTGTTAGCTTAGGTAAGGACATAGTTTCCGAGGTATTCTGGACCAGGTGGCGGAAAGAACTAGAGCCTTTGCCCCAGGTATGGGCAGGCGATGCTTACCGGCTGTATCCCATGCAGAGGGGAGAGATCTTGAGTCCCGGGGAGCGAAAGAGGCGCCAGGAAGATTTTTTGCGTATGCTCCGTACCCCAGGAGTTTACCGGGTGGGCGGGCTGGGCGCCTGTACCCTTATCAGCCGCCGGGCCTTGCTGCAGGGTGTGTCCTTTAGCGAAATATATAACTTAAGCTTCCCGGGCGAAGACCGCCATTTCTGTATTCGGGCTGCCGCCTTGGGGTTTGAGCTTTACGCCGACACCCATTACCCGGCCTATCATATCTATCGGGAATCCGATTTGGCCGGTGTGCAAGCCTATAAAGAAAAGCAACATGGCCCAATCACCAACTACAGCACCAGGGGGAGCCGCATTACCCTGGCCATGCTGGTGCGCAATGAAGCAGGGAGATACCTGGAAAGAGTCCTCCGCCAGGCAGCCCAGTACATCCATAACGCTGTCATATTAGATGACGCCAGTACCGACGATACCGTAGAAGTGTGCAAAAAGGTGCTGGAAGGCCTACCTTTAACCATAGTTTCCAACCCGCAGCCCGGCTTCCACAATGAAGTGGCCTTGCGGAAACAACTCTGGGAGTTGGCCGTCAGCACCCAGCCGGACTGGATACTAATCTTGGATGCCGACGAGATCTTTGAAGACAAGGCGGTTTATGAGCTGCCCAGACTAGCCGCGGATCCGGAAATAGAAGTTTATTATTTCCGGCTGTATGATATGTGGGATGAGAAGCATTACCGGGAGGATAGCTACTGGCGAGCTCATCTTACCTATCGGCCCTTTATGGTACGTTATATCCCAGACTTCCCCTATGTATGGAAAGAGACCCCCTTGCACTGTGGGCGCTTCCCAGTCAACATTTCGGAGCTTAAAGGAGCCACCAGCCCTTTGCGGGTTAAACACCTGGGATGGATGAACCCTGCCGATCGGCAGGCCAAGTTCCAACGTTATATGGCGTTAGATCCAGAAGGTAAGTACGGTATAAAGGAACAATACCTTTCTATCTTAGATCCCCGGCCTAACTTAAAGCCTTGGGTAGAGGAGCCAGAGGAGGCGGAGGATTCTAAAGCCCGCTGGGAAAGGATCTGGGCGTCCGGGGTACAGGAATCTTGGGATCCCCTATCGGAGACCATATACCAGGCTCTCCTCCGGGAGTGCGGCTGTCTGGCTGGTAAGAGGATCTTAGAAGCCGGCTCTGGCACTGGACGTATTTCTTTGCGCCTGGCCAGCGAGGGAGCCCAAGTTATTTTAGTCGATTACTCACCTACGGCCCTCCAACATGCCCGAAGAGCTTTTGAAAAGCACGGCCAGGAGGCGGAGTTCGTCCTAGCCGATATCCGGCAGCTACCCCTTCCGGATGAAGTAGTGGACATCACGTGGAACGCAGGGGTGCTGGAACACTTGTCTGTACCTGATCAGCTTAAAGCGGTAGAAGAAATGAAACGGGTTACTAAGCCTGGAGGCCTCATTATAACTTTCAATCCCTACGCCCGGTGTTTACCCTACCGGTTGGGGAAGTACGCTGCGGAGAAAAGCGGTATCTGGCCTTACGGCCCGGAGCATCCTGTGGATTCTTTGGCCGTTATCTGCCATGAGGCTGATCTTAAGCTTGTACACGAGTATTCTACTGGCTTCCCCGTGGCCCTGGATTTTCTGGATTTTATCCCAGGAAGCCGGCCCTTCAAGGATCTCTTAAGAACTTTATATGAAGATTTGCCGGGAGAGGAGAAAAAACTGTTCCCGGGGTATCTACTGGTTTCGGTCATGCGGAAGCCACTCTCAGGTTAA
- a CDS encoding class I SAM-dependent methyltransferase: MPDYKIACAILVRDHGRWLAPCLREVVRVTPDILVLDRTSTGWDPQVSPSFPGVNYQLLQGISEGGEEKATDLAVRWAREREADWLLLLESCEVLEEGAADTIHQEISRLDPRDPIYTFFYLRLLYFWADPELYRCEDSAFGDAWEPRLFYLPTLARWELFPAPGQPVPLDLLGGKGRKMDLCLKSFKYLDPSKSQEAGICLAQWTPRNREEIAPGLFIKPIKYHQFVPPEVAKLVPPGAKRILEIGCGQGILGHLLKREDPTREVVGVEANRMAAAAAMRRLDYVIVADVEKATFDFPVGYFDCLILLGVLEHLFNPWDTLLYLKRFLRPDGYLLLSVPNVRNWSVLGLLINEGRWLYSDSGILDRTHLRFFALRDTQELLASLHFIPEEICCLPDPTMPEFSNIIAWKKFSLGELKELKTKEYLIKARLCLPKQGQKDHRCIK; encoded by the coding sequence TTGCCTGATTACAAGATCGCCTGCGCAATCCTTGTACGAGATCATGGACGATGGCTAGCTCCTTGCCTGCGGGAGGTCGTTCGGGTAACGCCGGATATTCTGGTTTTAGACAGAACTTCTACCGGCTGGGATCCCCAAGTCTCCCCTTCCTTCCCTGGGGTGAACTACCAGCTTCTTCAAGGTATATCCGAAGGGGGAGAGGAGAAGGCAACTGATCTGGCTGTTCGATGGGCCAGGGAAAGGGAGGCGGATTGGCTCCTCCTTTTGGAAAGCTGCGAAGTGCTGGAGGAAGGGGCGGCAGATACCATCCATCAGGAGATATCCCGGCTGGATCCTCGCGATCCTATTTATACCTTTTTTTACCTCCGCCTCCTTTATTTCTGGGCAGATCCCGAACTTTATCGCTGTGAGGACAGCGCCTTTGGCGATGCCTGGGAACCACGGTTGTTTTACCTTCCTACCTTAGCACGGTGGGAGCTATTTCCCGCCCCTGGCCAGCCTGTACCTTTAGACCTTTTGGGAGGGAAGGGGCGTAAAATGGATTTGTGCTTAAAGAGCTTTAAGTACCTTGATCCTTCTAAATCTCAAGAAGCAGGGATTTGTCTAGCTCAGTGGACCCCAAGAAACCGGGAAGAGATCGCCCCTGGACTTTTCATAAAGCCCATTAAATACCACCAGTTTGTCCCGCCGGAGGTAGCTAAACTGGTACCTCCTGGCGCCAAAAGGATCTTGGAGATAGGTTGTGGTCAGGGAATTTTAGGTCACCTCCTTAAAAGGGAGGATCCTACCAGGGAGGTCGTGGGGGTAGAAGCCAACCGCATGGCGGCTGCGGCTGCCATGCGGCGGCTGGATTATGTAATCGTGGCTGATGTGGAGAAGGCGACCTTCGACTTCCCTGTAGGCTACTTTGACTGCCTTATCCTTTTGGGGGTGCTGGAGCATTTGTTTAACCCTTGGGACACCTTACTATATCTAAAGCGGTTCCTCCGACCGGACGGTTACCTTCTTTTGAGTGTACCTAATGTAAGGAACTGGTCGGTGCTTGGGCTCTTGATAAATGAGGGACGCTGGCTGTATAGCGATTCCGGTATCTTAGATCGAACCCACTTGAGATTTTTTGCCTTACGGGATACCCAGGAACTCCTCGCTTCTTTACACTTCATCCCGGAAGAGATCTGTTGTCTGCCGGATCCAACCATGCCAGAGTTTTCAAATATTATCGCCTGGAAAAAGTTTAGCTTAGGTGAGCTTAAGGAACTGAAGACTAAAGAGTACTTGATAAAGGCGAGGCTTTGCTTACCCAAACAGGGCCAAAAGGACCACCGGTGCATAAAATAG
- a CDS encoding DUF6385 domain-containing protein: protein MPNNVVFNYDPATLRTRIFGSQDVPIRTDADGNLQIRGISDTITITATDLDIRDLTNATDSIAIYGFDGTTNRPIRTDAAGNLQIRGISDIVTVAATDLDIRALSQATDSIAIYGFDGTTNQAIRTDAAGRLEIRSISDSVTVSGNVNTTPTFSETNFLNVITGDTFTGLSYVDTSTQTMYTFYVYNKGPNSADVRLDVSPDQITFFTDVAARTIASGATDTFVAKTFLRYTRLAYKSTTAGQPTTLDVFFQKQAS, encoded by the coding sequence GTGCCCAACAATGTAGTATTCAACTACGATCCCGCAACTTTACGTACAAGAATCTTCGGTTCCCAGGACGTACCCATACGTACCGATGCCGACGGTAACCTGCAGATTCGGGGGATTTCGGATACCATCACCATAACGGCTACTGACCTCGACATCCGCGACCTAACCAATGCCACCGATTCTATAGCTATTTACGGCTTTGATGGTACAACCAATCGACCCATCCGTACAGATGCTGCTGGCAACTTGCAGATCCGGGGCATCTCAGATATAGTAACTGTGGCGGCTACCGATTTAGATATCCGGGCCTTAAGCCAGGCCACAGACTCCATCGCCATTTACGGCTTCGACGGTACTACTAATCAGGCCATCCGCACTGATGCCGCAGGCAGGTTAGAAATAAGGAGCATTTCGGACTCTGTAACTGTCAGCGGGAATGTTAATACCACACCCACCTTTAGCGAAACGAATTTCCTTAATGTAATTACCGGAGACACCTTTACCGGCTTAAGCTATGTAGATACTTCCACCCAAACTATGTATACCTTTTATGTATACAATAAAGGGCCTAACTCAGCCGATGTCAGGTTAGATGTGAGCCCGGACCAGATCACTTTCTTTACAGATGTAGCAGCCCGTACCATTGCTAGCGGTGCTACCGATACCTTTGTAGCCAAAACCTTTTTGCGCTACACCCGCTTAGCTTATAAATCTACTACCGCTGGCCAACCTACTACTCTGGATGTCTTCTTCCAGAAGCAGGCGAGCTAA
- a CDS encoding DUF6385 domain-containing protein, translated as MKVVRGNRLANQVYNGDFHLALKMQPDFPDGWLKVGGDKTTIWEWTGFPPGPRALAIRHPGGPPAGIVQTAEVAIQAGEFQRWQVRLTLQAEPPGVACYLLVYFTMVSGYPTGQLKFSIKPGATPETLSLVFATPAGTGAMRLEIGAVDAGILVIHRVEAFRLYPPRILSLDEKGRVIVRHVETIGEILKPVRVASPIPVNVQATVTADIRNLTPARDGVRVYGSSPAPLSTTAEGLARIQVAARAFQETVENVTAGPIPSASAAQDVSSLRLYSFAVFNSGTGSALVQIQVSPEGSLWAADMPEQEVPAGQLVVLAPRFFLRYTRLAYRAASPTPLTIWFQAQS; from the coding sequence TTGAAGGTAGTTAGAGGAAATCGATTGGCCAATCAAGTCTACAACGGCGACTTCCATCTGGCTCTAAAAATGCAGCCGGATTTCCCTGATGGATGGCTTAAAGTAGGCGGCGATAAAACTACTATCTGGGAATGGACAGGTTTTCCGCCTGGCCCCCGGGCGTTGGCTATCCGCCATCCTGGTGGACCCCCAGCAGGAATCGTGCAAACCGCAGAGGTGGCCATTCAAGCAGGGGAGTTTCAGCGCTGGCAAGTGCGCCTTACTCTGCAAGCCGAACCCCCGGGGGTGGCCTGTTACCTCCTGGTATACTTCACCATGGTTTCCGGCTATCCTACTGGCCAGCTTAAGTTTTCCATAAAACCAGGAGCTACCCCTGAAACGTTAAGCCTGGTGTTTGCTACCCCCGCAGGTACGGGCGCCATGCGCCTGGAAATAGGGGCAGTAGATGCTGGTATCCTGGTAATCCATAGGGTGGAGGCCTTCCGCCTCTATCCACCCCGAATTTTAAGCCTTGATGAAAAGGGCCGCGTCATAGTGCGACATGTAGAAACGATAGGAGAAATCCTAAAACCGGTCCGGGTCGCCTCTCCCATCCCGGTAAACGTTCAGGCCACGGTTACCGCCGATATCCGGAACCTCACCCCTGCCCGGGACGGGGTACGGGTATACGGAAGCAGTCCGGCCCCCTTATCCACTACAGCCGAGGGGCTGGCCAGAATCCAGGTAGCTGCACGCGCTTTCCAAGAAACAGTTGAAAACGTTACTGCGGGCCCTATCCCCTCCGCCAGCGCCGCCCAAGATGTCTCAAGCTTGCGCCTGTACTCTTTTGCCGTCTTTAACTCGGGCACCGGGTCGGCCCTGGTGCAAATCCAAGTCAGCCCCGAAGGAAGCCTCTGGGCTGCTGACATGCCAGAGCAGGAGGTCCCGGCAGGGCAACTAGTGGTCCTCGCCCCGCGCTTCTTCCTCCGCTACACCCGGCTGGCCTACCGGGCAGCTTCCCCCACGCCGCTAACCATCTGGTTTCAGGCGCAAAGCTAA
- a CDS encoding glycosyltransferase: MKKEPTVSLCMIVKNEEAYLEKCLSSARNVVDEIIVVDTGSTDRTIDIARQYGAKVITFEWGQDFSAARNLSLEQATGDWILYLDADEELVEVDKEAFLQLLKDPKVEGYYFRIISPTAGETGDQGLRHLSLRLFRNRPGYRFQGALHEQIVPSILATNPSAQLWDSGLYIYHHGYKQEVVGSRNKVSRNLDILQKQMEKAPQDSYLRYNLGVALYEAGDLAGALREWENVEQKIDIRAGYAPTFFRNYAIALLKDNQPLRALEVAERGLSYFPDYTDLHYLRGQALEQLERYTQSQDAFLRCLELGEAPARYVTSIGVGSYLALYKLGELMEKCGYYELAINYYQKAFHLQPELPGLLSSLGRVLKRVLHEPLQVRAYIQDHIKITSFPQLLQVVDLLYSSGDYYGCLLYLNEYLLRTGTKTDEIRLLKAKALMQLNRWEEAKYQCVEIGPESPYYLDALLYICICNWSTRPRKNSLPWITKLRGRDDKLYSILEVLNRKIMWGEEPADELDVVTLEGLIVKLVQVNNWDLARMAATLILPQTRAETSFKEASTEASSAPKETSTEGGTEQEAELCYLLGRALFNHKFYLEAADELLRALEAGLSRDDLFYMLGFICAQRQALWEAEQLLHQAIRLNPEKKEYYEELVEVLLKQTCQTLKETLAHFPDSPEVKDILTRVKDCQLQLRARRGVPVEESHHQPMYDRQG, encoded by the coding sequence TTGAAAAAGGAGCCCACTGTAAGCTTGTGTATGATCGTAAAAAATGAAGAGGCTTACTTGGAAAAGTGTCTGAGCAGCGCAAGGAATGTGGTGGATGAGATAATCGTGGTGGATACAGGTTCCACTGATCGCACTATAGATATAGCCAGGCAATACGGTGCGAAAGTAATAACCTTCGAATGGGGTCAGGACTTTAGCGCGGCTAGAAACTTATCCCTTGAGCAGGCCACTGGAGACTGGATTTTGTATCTAGATGCCGATGAAGAGTTGGTAGAGGTGGATAAGGAAGCCTTCTTGCAGCTACTTAAAGATCCTAAAGTGGAGGGATACTATTTCCGTATCATAAGCCCTACGGCAGGCGAAACCGGGGATCAAGGGTTACGCCACCTTAGCTTGCGGCTTTTTCGCAACCGACCTGGGTACAGGTTCCAGGGTGCTCTACATGAGCAGATAGTACCATCTATATTGGCCACTAATCCCTCTGCCCAGCTCTGGGATTCTGGCCTTTACATTTACCACCATGGTTACAAACAGGAGGTGGTAGGCTCACGAAATAAAGTCTCCCGTAACCTGGATATTTTACAAAAGCAAATGGAAAAAGCTCCCCAAGATAGCTATCTACGTTACAATCTGGGCGTGGCCCTATATGAGGCTGGCGATTTAGCTGGTGCGCTGCGGGAATGGGAAAATGTAGAGCAGAAGATAGATATAAGGGCTGGATATGCCCCAACCTTTTTCCGTAATTATGCTATAGCATTATTAAAAGATAACCAACCCTTACGCGCCCTGGAAGTAGCAGAGAGAGGGCTAAGTTATTTTCCAGATTATACTGATCTCCATTACCTTCGGGGCCAGGCTCTGGAACAGTTGGAACGCTATACCCAGTCCCAAGATGCATTCCTACGTTGTCTAGAGTTAGGGGAGGCTCCTGCCCGGTACGTTACTAGTATAGGTGTAGGAAGCTACCTCGCCCTATATAAGTTAGGAGAATTAATGGAAAAATGTGGCTACTATGAATTAGCTATTAATTACTATCAAAAAGCTTTTCACCTCCAGCCCGAGCTCCCAGGGCTCCTTTCCAGCCTGGGCAGGGTTTTGAAAAGGGTGTTACACGAGCCGTTACAAGTGAGGGCCTATATCCAGGACCACATTAAAATAACAAGCTTCCCACAATTGCTCCAGGTAGTGGACCTTCTTTATTCCAGTGGAGATTACTATGGATGCTTGCTCTATCTCAACGAATATCTTCTCCGCACGGGTACCAAGACAGATGAGATCCGCCTACTTAAGGCCAAAGCTTTGATGCAACTAAACCGATGGGAGGAGGCGAAATACCAGTGCGTAGAGATCGGACCGGAAAGCCCTTATTACCTTGACGCCCTCTTATACATTTGCATTTGCAATTGGTCCACCAGGCCCCGAAAGAATTCCTTGCCCTGGATCACCAAACTTCGGGGCCGGGATGATAAGCTTTATTCCATTTTGGAAGTTCTTAACAGGAAAATAATGTGGGGTGAAGAACCGGCTGATGAATTGGATGTTGTCACCCTAGAGGGCCTGATAGTCAAGCTGGTACAGGTGAACAACTGGGATCTCGCCAGGATGGCTGCGACCCTGATCCTGCCCCAGACTAGAGCTGAAACCTCTTTTAAGGAAGCAAGTACGGAAGCGAGCTCAGCGCCGAAGGAAACTTCGACGGAAGGGGGTACCGAACAGGAGGCCGAGTTATGTTACCTCTTGGGCCGGGCTCTTTTTAACCATAAGTTTTACTTAGAGGCGGCCGACGAGCTTTTACGAGCCCTGGAGGCCGGCCTATCCCGGGATGATCTCTTTTATATGTTAGGGTTTATCTGTGCCCAGCGCCAGGCGCTGTGGGAAGCCGAGCAACTTTTACACCAGGCCATTCGTTTAAACCCGGAGAAAAAGGAGTATTATGAAGAGCTAGTAGAAGTACTCCTTAAGCAAACCTGCCAAACTCTTAAGGAAACTCTTGCCCATTTCCCCGATAGCCCCGAGGTAAAAGATATCCTAACCCGGGTTAAGGATTGCCAACTTCAACTTAGAGCCAGAAGGGGGGTTCCGGTTGAAGAAAGCCACCATCAGCCTATGTATGATCGTCAAGGATGA
- a CDS encoding glycosyltransferase family 2 protein — protein sequence METVAHTLPFLITGKKDLFLADLCLRSLEQSSPGALVILYNQGVLSNGELKDYLKRYNLQVHLLGQGINIGIAAGRMACFNYIWSRYPGVRYISEIHVDMIFPPGWVEGLIDFFNLYPEEPMVCPGILTSRGELHPEGKGKPVVPKIPTHDIEHMHNLLTTLTREVVLEGFVHPVLHRAEMLLAVGGYDLRFLKGKQGYEDDSLLLGYRYYMGLKYNWKPKCYLKVRVYHATLAQRPTLAGKEEAMAANLRGLVYQYGVKGLLELSEIYRDNPHFKTLAEQLIGELLFFSN from the coding sequence TTGGAAACTGTAGCTCATACTTTACCTTTCTTAATCACCGGAAAAAAAGATCTGTTTTTAGCCGATCTATGTTTACGGAGTCTGGAGCAGAGCTCCCCCGGGGCCCTAGTGATATTATACAATCAAGGTGTCCTGTCCAATGGTGAACTCAAGGACTATTTGAAAAGGTATAACCTCCAGGTCCACCTTCTGGGTCAGGGGATCAATATCGGTATTGCCGCGGGCAGGATGGCCTGTTTCAACTATATTTGGAGCAGGTATCCCGGTGTCAGGTATATATCTGAGATACATGTAGATATGATTTTCCCTCCAGGGTGGGTGGAAGGATTAATCGATTTTTTCAATCTCTATCCAGAGGAGCCTATGGTTTGCCCAGGCATCCTAACTTCCCGGGGAGAACTCCATCCCGAAGGCAAAGGGAAGCCTGTAGTCCCTAAAATCCCCACCCACGACATAGAGCATATGCATAATTTACTCACCACCCTCACCCGGGAGGTAGTATTAGAAGGGTTTGTCCATCCCGTCCTGCACAGGGCGGAAATGCTCCTGGCTGTGGGTGGATATGATCTGCGCTTTCTTAAAGGGAAACAGGGGTATGAGGATGACAGCCTGCTTTTGGGGTACAGATATTACATGGGCCTTAAATATAACTGGAAACCTAAGTGCTACCTTAAGGTGAGGGTTTACCATGCTACCTTGGCCCAGAGGCCTACTTTGGCCGGCAAGGAAGAGGCCATGGCTGCCAACTTACGGGGACTGGTCTACCAGTATGGGGTGAAAGGATTGCTGGAGTTAAGCGAGATCTACCGGGATAACCCCCATTTTAAGACTTTAGCAGAACAATTAATAGGAGAACTTCTTTTCTTCTCCAATTAG
- a CDS encoding glycosyltransferase yields MKKATISLCMIVKDEEANLPKCLESIKDWVDEIIIVDTGSQDRTREIAKEYGALVLEEPWRDDFSLARNAGLERARGEWILFLDADEEVLHENLSCLAYLAHTDMDGFFLHILNFDDQGNCIKQPSLRLFRNHPRHRFKGAIHEQIIDSILEQNPQAKFGVLDIKIKHFGYQGKMVAQKEKTKRNLAILKAEYERGPKTGFLLFNLATEYLRSGEFPQALRYFNEAERLTSPALSFAPLLGKKKIQTLMLLNQYQEALETIDRYLKLYPDYTDLVFLKATLFYSLGRFTEALELYRACLALGEAPYQYVSEKGVGTFKAEVGVREALALLERERLCHHLLPGISLCMIVRDEERNLARCLDSAAQVVDEIVVVDTGSEDRTREIAQSYGAQVYTFPWMNDFALARNFALRLARYEWILVLDADETLRTEEHKRLRQLIATAGELQGFYLKVVNYFGWGDPEDFVVDAICRLFRNKPEFNFSGTLHEEISQSIISYSGPSSLAPVEIHIDHWGYLKRAGLQKKSYRNTALLTSWLNFQPGDGYARYALGVELFQQSDFRGALEEFYKAFTALKGSGILADLYFKMAVCCLELKEFQQGLKIVRQGQEAFPDFTSLWYLEGMLEFHLGNWPGARQAWEKALQMGDPPWYRYTFPYGIGSFRTAAALAEGLEKMGWLEEAEELLEAFLKKRQGLSTLLLPFCRLLVQRYDTVSCLFRLYSLSLPSCFRESLLLAEVFYRLDRPDLGQIFLQKAKEFLEQSPLKSLFLKLAGLQLGLAGQCCIQGLKSGGFSPALKTVWDKISALLEGVAQGEMFNIGIQ; encoded by the coding sequence TTGAAGAAAGCCACCATCAGCCTATGTATGATCGTCAAGGATGAAGAAGCTAACCTTCCCAAATGTCTAGAAAGCATCAAGGACTGGGTGGACGAGATAATTATTGTGGATACCGGCTCCCAGGACCGGACTAGGGAAATCGCTAAAGAATATGGCGCTTTAGTTTTGGAGGAACCTTGGCGGGATGATTTTAGCCTGGCGCGTAATGCGGGCTTGGAGCGCGCTCGGGGTGAATGGATACTCTTTTTGGATGCCGACGAGGAAGTTTTGCATGAGAACCTATCCTGCTTGGCTTACCTAGCCCATACAGATATGGATGGATTTTTCCTCCATATTTTGAACTTCGATGACCAGGGCAACTGTATAAAACAGCCCTCTTTACGGCTATTCCGGAACCATCCCCGCCACCGGTTTAAAGGAGCCATTCATGAGCAGATTATAGATTCCATCCTGGAGCAGAATCCCCAGGCTAAATTCGGTGTCCTAGATATAAAGATTAAACATTTCGGTTACCAGGGCAAAATGGTGGCCCAGAAAGAAAAAACTAAACGCAATCTAGCTATCCTTAAGGCAGAATATGAGCGGGGGCCCAAGACCGGTTTTCTCCTTTTTAATCTAGCCACCGAATACTTACGAAGTGGAGAGTTCCCTCAGGCCTTAAGATACTTTAATGAGGCTGAAAGGTTAACTTCGCCAGCGTTAAGCTTCGCACCCCTCCTGGGCAAGAAAAAGATCCAAACCTTGATGCTTTTAAACCAATACCAGGAAGCATTGGAGACCATAGATCGCTACCTCAAGCTATACCCAGATTATACGGACCTGGTTTTCCTTAAAGCTACTCTCTTTTACTCCCTGGGGCGCTTTACGGAAGCCTTAGAGTTGTACCGGGCTTGCTTGGCCTTGGGAGAGGCTCCTTATCAATACGTTTCCGAGAAAGGGGTGGGAACCTTTAAAGCCGAAGTCGGAGTTCGGGAAGCTTTAGCCCTTCTAGAGCGGGAAAGGCTATGCCACCACCTTTTACCAGGGATAAGCTTGTGTATGATCGTGCGGGACGAAGAAAGAAATTTAGCCAGGTGCTTAGATAGCGCAGCCCAGGTAGTAGATGAGATTGTGGTAGTGGATACAGGTTCAGAGGACAGGACCCGGGAGATCGCTCAGAGCTATGGCGCTCAAGTTTATACCTTTCCCTGGATGAACGATTTTGCTCTAGCCCGCAATTTCGCTTTGAGGTTAGCCAGGTATGAGTGGATTTTGGTCCTGGATGCGGACGAGACCTTGCGTACTGAAGAGCATAAACGCCTACGCCAGTTAATAGCTACTGCCGGGGAGCTACAGGGCTTTTATCTTAAAGTGGTCAATTATTTCGGATGGGGGGATCCAGAGGACTTCGTGGTAGATGCCATCTGTAGGCTGTTTAGAAACAAACCGGAGTTTAACTTTTCGGGAACCCTACATGAAGAAATAAGCCAGTCCATAATTAGCTACAGTGGACCTAGTAGCCTAGCCCCGGTAGAGATCCATATCGACCACTGGGGTTACCTTAAAAGGGCTGGGCTACAAAAGAAAAGTTATAGGAACACTGCTCTTCTTACTTCCTGGCTTAACTTCCAACCTGGTGATGGTTATGCTCGCTATGCCCTGGGAGTAGAACTATTCCAGCAAAGTGATTTCCGGGGTGCTTTGGAAGAGTTTTATAAAGCTTTTACTGCGTTAAAGGGGAGCGGTATCCTTGCTGATCTCTATTTTAAGATGGCTGTTTGCTGCCTAGAGCTTAAGGAATTCCAGCAGGGGCTCAAGATAGTTCGGCAGGGGCAAGAAGCTTTCCCCGACTTTACTAGTCTGTGGTACTTAGAAGGGATGCTAGAATTTCATCTTGGTAACTGGCCAGGAGCTAGGCAAGCCTGGGAGAAGGCCCTGCAAATGGGAGATCCCCCTTGGTATCGCTATACCTTTCCCTATGGGATCGGCAGTTTCCGTACGGCCGCTGCCCTGGCTGAAGGGCTAGAAAAAATGGGATGGCTAGAGGAAGCCGAGGAGTTATTAGAGGCTTTCCTAAAGAAAAGACAAGGCCTTTCCACGCTGCTGTTGCCTTTTTGCCGCCTGCTGGTACAAAGGTATGATACGGTAAGTTGCCTGTTCAGGTTGTATAGCCTTTCTTTACCTTCTTGCTTCCGAGAAAGCCTGCTCTTAGCTGAAGTCTTTTATCGTCTGGATAGGCCAGACCTAGGTCAAATCTTTCTTCAGAAAGCCAAAGAGTTCCTCGAGCAGTCTCCTCTAAAATCCCTATTCCTTAAGCTCGCTGGCCTCCAGCTAGGATTGGCCGGCCAGTGTTGTATCCAGGGTCTTAAAAGCGGCGGTTTTTCTCCGGCCTTAAAGACAGTTTGGGATAAAATCTCTGCGTTGCTAGAAGGAGTGGCCCAGGGGGAGATGTTCAATATTGGTATCCAATAA